A DNA window from Dehalococcoidia bacterium contains the following coding sequences:
- a CDS encoding class I SAM-dependent methyltransferase, translating into MWKRGPHRRAQEGRKLRRRDAVGEQVAPPPPPAAPRTPDDTSWDEVASWYDALVGEKGSAYQQDTVIPGALRLLAPRAGERVLDLACGQGVFCRALHKLGVSVTGVDASERLIGLARSRSSRDIRYEVADARQMAALPRQGFDAAACLLAIENIDAVGLVFAECARVLRPGGRLVLVMTHPCFRIPRQSGWGWDEGRHLQYRRVDSYLSEMKVPIQMHPGADPSQITWTFHRPMQAYVQALAGAGLLVEALEEWPSKRVSKPGPQARAENRVRAEIPLFLAVKAVRVDAPAAPPEQAPAKPERPLRRAMPARGPRRRRGP; encoded by the coding sequence ATGTGGAAACGAGGCCCGCACAGGCGCGCACAAGAGGGCCGGAAGCTCCGTCGCAGGGACGCGGTTGGGGAGCAGGTGGCGCCCCCTCCGCCGCCTGCCGCTCCGCGCACACCTGACGACACCTCTTGGGACGAGGTGGCGTCGTGGTATGACGCGCTGGTCGGCGAGAAGGGCAGCGCCTATCAGCAGGACACCGTCATCCCCGGAGCGCTGCGCCTGCTGGCCCCGCGCGCGGGGGAACGCGTCCTGGACCTGGCGTGCGGCCAGGGGGTCTTCTGTCGCGCACTGCACAAGCTGGGCGTCTCCGTGACGGGCGTGGACGCATCGGAGCGGCTTATCGGTCTCGCCCGGAGTCGGTCGTCCCGGGACATCCGCTACGAGGTCGCCGACGCCCGCCAGATGGCGGCGCTGCCCCGGCAGGGCTTCGACGCCGCGGCGTGCCTCCTCGCCATCGAGAACATAGACGCGGTGGGGCTGGTGTTTGCCGAGTGCGCCCGCGTGCTGCGGCCTGGCGGGCGGCTGGTTCTGGTGATGACCCACCCGTGTTTTCGCATTCCCCGGCAGAGCGGCTGGGGGTGGGACGAGGGCCGCCATTTGCAGTACCGCCGGGTGGACAGCTACCTCTCGGAGATGAAGGTGCCTATCCAGATGCACCCGGGCGCCGACCCAAGCCAGATTACGTGGACGTTTCATAGGCCCATGCAGGCCTACGTCCAGGCGCTGGCGGGCGCGGGGCTTCTGGTCGAGGCGCTGGAGGAGTGGCCCTCCAAGAGAGTCAGCAAGCCCGGCCCCCAAGCGCGAGCCGAAAACCGTGTGCGGGCTGAGATACCCCTGTTCCTTGCGGTGAAGGCCGTGCGTGTGGATGCGCCCGCCGCTCCGCCGGAGCAGGCCCCGGCAAAGCCGGAGCGTCCTTTGAGACGTGCTATGCCGGCGCGGGGGCCACGGCGCAGGCGTGGGCCTTAG
- a CDS encoding acetyl-CoA hydrolase/transferase C-terminal domain-containing protein — protein MDWREEYKRKTVSAEQAARLVQNGDKVVLVGRTDPQAIPLALGKRAGELRGVALKGDNHYEDFTWVPSGSDAAFTIAGQQRNELVPSIFAHEYKLYDEGVISGRPLDVLVVSVSPPDAEGNCGFGHYLVMKRQLARRARTVLAEVNSNVIRVPGDNRIHVSEIAAFVPHDAPPWTASAPREPNAIVQAMAGYLKEIVRDGDTVEMGVGSVIDYTHVLGVFKGKRDLGFHTGGTRYGFAEDVRAGIFTGARKTMHPGKVVASAFYATAQDLEYMHDNPLFEMYDNSYVNNMAVISAHENMVAINSAVGIDLTGQITAESARGEGGGLVGFAMGAVMSRGGRSVIVLPATASKGAQSRIAARLDPAQAVTVPRTFADIIVTEYGVARLLGKSLKQRAEELLAVAHPDFRAELRREAQKLGLV, from the coding sequence ATGGACTGGCGCGAGGAATACAAGCGCAAGACAGTGTCCGCGGAGCAGGCCGCCCGACTCGTCCAGAACGGCGACAAGGTGGTCCTCGTGGGCCGCACCGACCCGCAGGCGATACCGCTGGCGCTGGGCAAACGCGCGGGGGAGTTGCGCGGCGTCGCCCTGAAGGGAGATAACCACTATGAGGACTTCACCTGGGTCCCGTCCGGCAGCGACGCCGCGTTCACCATCGCGGGGCAGCAGCGCAACGAGCTTGTACCTTCCATCTTCGCCCACGAGTACAAGCTCTACGACGAGGGCGTGATCTCGGGCCGCCCGCTGGACGTGCTCGTCGTCTCCGTCTCGCCGCCCGACGCCGAGGGCAACTGCGGCTTCGGCCACTACCTGGTCATGAAGCGGCAGCTCGCCCGGCGCGCGCGCACCGTGCTGGCGGAGGTCAACAGCAACGTCATCCGCGTCCCCGGCGACAACCGCATCCACGTCTCGGAGATAGCCGCCTTCGTCCCGCATGACGCGCCGCCGTGGACGGCCTCGGCGCCGCGCGAGCCGAACGCCATCGTGCAGGCCATGGCCGGCTACCTGAAGGAGATCGTGCGCGATGGCGACACCGTCGAGATGGGCGTCGGCTCGGTCATTGACTACACGCACGTGCTGGGCGTCTTCAAAGGCAAGCGCGACCTGGGGTTCCACACGGGCGGAACGCGCTACGGCTTCGCCGAGGACGTGCGCGCTGGAATCTTCACCGGCGCCCGCAAGACCATGCACCCGGGCAAGGTGGTTGCCAGCGCCTTCTACGCCACCGCGCAAGACCTGGAGTACATGCACGACAACCCTCTGTTCGAGATGTACGATAACTCTTATGTCAATAACATGGCGGTCATCTCCGCCCACGAGAACATGGTCGCCATCAACAGCGCCGTCGGCATTGACCTCACGGGCCAGATCACGGCGGAGAGCGCGCGCGGCGAAGGCGGCGGACTGGTGGGCTTCGCGATGGGCGCGGTGATGTCGCGCGGCGGACGGTCGGTCATCGTGCTGCCCGCTACCGCGTCGAAGGGCGCCCAGTCGCGCATCGCGGCCCGGCTGGACCCGGCTCAGGCGGTCACCGTCCCGCGCACCTTTGCCGACATCATCGTCACCGAGTACGGCGTCGCGCGACTGCTCGGCAAGTCGCTGAAGCAGCGCGCGGAGGAGCTTCTGGCCGTGGCGCACCCGGACTTCCGCGCGGAGCTGCGCCGCGAGGCACAGAAGCTAGGGCTGGTATAG